From a single Vanacampus margaritifer isolate UIUO_Vmar chromosome 15, RoL_Vmar_1.0, whole genome shotgun sequence genomic region:
- the LOC144035302 gene encoding microsomal glutathione S-transferase 1-like encodes MTGLMQDEVFMAFCTYSLIVIMKLMIMAPITAYYRISRGAFANAEDVGLKPIEERKKMLRNHPDVERVRRCHLNDLENVIPFVLVGFFYALSGPELSTALLHFRLFAASRICHTIVYLAALRQPCRALSFLVGVAVTLSMTYNVLSKVLVL; translated from the exons ATGACGGGCCTGATGCAAGATGAAGTGTTCATGGCTTTCTGCACGTACTCACTTATTGTTATCATGAAGTTGATGATCATGGCGCCAATTACCGCTTATTACCGCATCAGCAGAGgg GCCTTCGCCAATGCGGAAGATGTGGGTCTTAAGCCAATTGAGGAGAGAAAGAAGATGCTGAGAAACCACCCAGATGTTGAGCGAGTTCGCAG GTGTCACTTGAATGACTTGGAGAACGTCATTCCCTTCGTGCTGGTGGGCTTTTTCTACGCTCTGAGCGGACCGGAACTGTCGACCGCCCTGCTTCACTTCCGCCTCTTTGCCGCTTCTCGGATCTGCCACACCATTGTCTACCTCGCCGCTCTGCGTCAGCCCTGCAGGGCTCTGTCCTTTCTCGTGGGCGTGGCGGTCACCCTATCCATGACCTACAATGTTCTCAGCAAAGTTCTCGTTCTTTGA
- the LOC144035303 gene encoding microsomal glutathione S-transferase 1-like: protein MLDLMQDEVLTAFSTYALIVILKMMFMAPLTIFYRFRKGSFATEEDVAYKSAEERKKLLRTHPDVERVRRCHLNDLENVVPFVLVGLFYVVSEPQLPAALLHFRIFAASRIFHTISYIGAFPQPCRGLSFLAGFAATVSMAYNVLSKVFTL, encoded by the exons ATGTTGGATCTGATGCAAGATGAGGTGCTCACGGCTTTCAGTACCTACGCACTTATTGTTATTCTGAAGATGATGTTTATGGCACCGTTGACTATTTTTTACCGCTTCCGAAAAGGG TCCTTTGCCACGGAAGAAGATGTGGCCTATAAGTCTGCGGAGGAAAGAAAGAAGCTGCTGAGGACCCACCCAGATGTTGAGCGAGTTCGCAG ATGTCATCTTAACGACTTGGAGAACGTTGTTCCTTTTGTGCTGGTTGGCTTGTTCTACGTCGTGAGTGAACCGCAACTCCCAGCTGCCCTGCTTCACTTCCGCATCTTTGCCGCTTCTCGGATCTTCCACACCATCTCCTACATCGGCGCTTTTCCTCAGCCCTGCAGGGGTCTGTCGTTTCTCGCGGGCTTCGCAGCCACCGTATCCATGGCCTACAACGTCCTCAGCAAAGTTTTCACTCTCTGA